Proteins from a single region of Anastrepha ludens isolate Willacy chromosome 5, idAnaLude1.1, whole genome shotgun sequence:
- the LOC128863734 gene encoding septin-interacting protein 1: MSDNEYERFEVTDYDLENEFNPGRRRNLSKNQQIYGIWADDSDNDSPEESSNRRGRRGRAGLGGGGGSKSKDYSAPVSFVAGGIQQSGKKDKKARKTSTDQQITDEESDEENARPSFGRKQVEADDGGTSDSATSSDEERTQRKRAEAGHQQRSSSARHSSNPNVGAWEQHTRGIGAKLLLQMGYQPGKGLGKDLQGISQPVQAHMRKGRGAIGAYGPEVAASVGGKGPVAKEGEDVREAKEFKEKLNKWKKCGDARQDKGKRYYYRSVEEVIEKGKKGSFALSENLSKKIGNVPVIDMTGPEKRVLSGYHALGQTKVVDEELYDLEQAVAGSSITSKKGSTFALPELMHNLQLIVNLCEQDIITLDKAEREATDRQAALEHERKNLEEIVHLEKNHIDTLEQALQLVEELTTSNELLTLQRAEQIFVKLQQNYAAEYKEFALGDLAAGVIAPLVKITLEDWKPLEQPTQNVELIKKWRGILEMNVDPQNESRNIFDPYSSLVWAGVIPSFRACAASWNPKLHQPMAALLDCWAPLFPTWILDSVLEQLVLPQLSNGVRDWDPLTDTVPIHIWILPWNNILGHKMEEFIFPTIREKLATALQAWMPQDRSARAMLTPWKGAFNDIEMQRFLSQHIIPKLQLVLNEFIINPLQQQLELWNQVWEWHELIPTHQMAQLLDKYFFPKWMQVLVLWLNQSPDYAEISRWYTGWKSMLTEDMLREPSIKEHLRRALEMMHRATDVLAPGLASIPTPIMTATPPPPPPPTMLDLQMVAPAQLEFKELVSQKCAERGILFAPLPGRRELGKQVYRVGKLYCYIDRNVCMLSDNSMKNWLPSSVQQLLDRAM, translated from the exons ATGTCTGATAATGAATACGAGCGGTTCGAGGTAACAGATTACGATTTAGAAAATGAATTTAATCCGGGGCGTCGTAGAAATCTTTCAAAGAACCAGCAAATTTATG GCATTTGGGCCGATGATAGTGATAATGACAGCCCCGAGGAGTCCAGCAACCGGCGCGGACGCCGTGGGCGCGCTGGACTTGGCGGCGGTGGTGGCAGTAAATCGAAAGACTACTCGGCACCGGTAAGTTTTGTCGCTGGTGGCATACAACAATCGGGCAAAAAGGATAAAAAGGCGCGTAAAACCAGCACAGACCAACAAATCACCGATGAGGAAAGTGATGAAGAAAATGCGCGTCCATCTTTTGGTCGCAAACAAGTTGAGGCGGATGATGGTGGTACCAGTGATTCGGCGACCAGTTCCGATGAGGAACGCACGCAACGGAAACGTGCAGAGGCAGGCCATCAGCAGCGGAGTAGTAGTGCGCGTCATAGTAGTAATCCAAATGTGGGCGCTTGGGAACAGCACACGCGCGGCATTGGCGCGAAATTGCTACTGCAGATGGGCTATCAACCAGGCAAGGGTTTGGGCAAAGACTTGCAAGGTATATCACAACCAGTGCAGGCGCATATGCGTAAAGGGCGCGGTGCGATTGGTGCTTATGGGCCAGAGGTTGCTGCTAGTGTTGGTGGAAAGGGG CCAGTGGCGAAAGAAGGTGAAGATGTGCGTGAGGCCaaagaatttaaagaaaaacttaacaaGTGGAAAAAATGCGGCGACGCACGTCAAGACAAAGGTAAACGTTACTACTACCGTTCGGTCGAGGAGGTGATTGAGAAGGGGAAAAAAGGGAGTTTCGCGCTTTCAGAAAATTTAAG caaaaaaattggaaacgtTCCGGTTATAGATATGACTGGACCTGAAAAGCGCGTTCTTAGCGGCTATCATGCTCTGGGACAAACGAAGGTGGTCGACGAAGAACTCTATGACTTGGAACAGGCTGTCGCAGGCAGCAGCATTACCTCAAAGAAAGGCAGCACCTTTGCGCTGCCCGAACTGATGCACAATCTACAGCTTATTGTAAACCTCTGCGAACAGGACATTATAACGCTCGACAAAGCAGAGCGTGAGGCTACAGATCGTCAGGCAGCGTTAGAACATGAGCGCAAAAATCTTGAAGAAATCGTGCATTTGGAGAAGAATCACATCGATACGCTGGAACAAGCCTTACAGCTAGTAGAGGAGCTGACCACGAGCAATGAACTGTTGACACTACAACGTGCCGAGCAAATTTTTGTCAAACTGCAGCAAAATTATGCGGCCGAGTATAAAGAATTTGCACTTGGCGATCTGGCCGCTGGTGTTATTGCACCGCTTGTTAAAATAACACTGGAAGATTGGAAACCACTCGAACAGCCGACGCAAAATGTTGAGCTGATCAAGAAGTGGCGCGGCATATTGGAAATGAACGTTGATCCGCAAAACGAGTCGCGAAATATTTTCGATCCTTACTCCTCGCTTGTATGGGCAGGTGTTATACCGAGTTTTCGCGCATGCGCTGCCTCCTGGAATCCGAAATTGCATCAACCTATGGCTGCACTACTCGATTGTTGGGCGCCACTATTCCCCACCTGGATACTGGACTCTGTGCTCGAGCAGCTAGTGCTGCCGCAGCTGAGCAACGGTGTGCGCGATTGGGATCCGCTCACGGACACCGTACCCATACACATTTGGATATTGCCGTGGAATAATATATTGGGTCATAAAATGGAGGAATTCATCTTTCCCACGATACGCGAAAAATTGGCAACTGCTTTGCAGGCGTGGATGCCGCAAGATCGTTCAGCGCGCGCAATGCTCACGCCCTGGAAGGGTGCATTCAATGACATCGAAATGCAGCGTTTCTTGTCACAACACATCATACCGAAACTGCAATTGGTACTGAATGAATTCATTATAAATCCATTGCAACAACAACTCGAGTTGTGGAATCAGGTGTGGGAGTGGCATGAGCTGATACCCACACATCAAATGGCACAGCTGCTCGATAAATATTTCTTTCCCAAATGGATGCAAGTGTTGGTGTTGTGGCTCAATCAATCGCCCGACTATGCAGAGATCTCGCGTTGGTATACCGGCTGGAAGAGCATGCTAACCGAGGACATGTTGCGTGAACCCTCGATCAAAGAGCATTTGCGGCGTGCGCTTGAGATGATGCATCGCGCGACCGACGTACTAGCACCAGGACTTGCTTCAATACCAACACCCATAATGACAGCGAcgccaccaccaccgccgcctCCAACTATGTTGGATCTGCAAATGGTAGCACCAGCGCAATTGGAATTCAAGGAATTGGTCTCGCAGAAGTGCGCCGAGCGAGGTATACTTTTTGCGCCATTGCCAGGACGAAGGGAGTTGGGCAAACAG GTTTACCGCGTCGGCAAGTTATACTGTTATATTGATCGCAATGTTTGTATGCTAAGCGACAACAGCATGAAAAACTGGTTGCCCTCATCTGTGCAGCAGCTATTGGATCGAGCCATGTAa